The following coding sequences are from one Streptomyces dengpaensis window:
- a CDS encoding GNAT family N-acetyltransferase codes for MDPVTLETARLLLRPFTPADADAVYAACQDADIQYYTPTPTPFRREDAEKYVVETAPQGWTTDRDYILGAFRTDNGALVGSFCLTKLFQGVYELGYWAAKEQRGLGYSTEAARALCDWGFTVLAAHRIEWWAMAGNTASRALAEKLGFTLEGTLRNRSMVNGEPHDWWVGGLLKP; via the coding sequence ATGGATCCCGTGACGTTGGAGACCGCCCGCCTCCTGCTCAGGCCCTTCACCCCCGCCGATGCGGACGCGGTGTACGCGGCCTGCCAAGACGCGGACATCCAGTACTACACGCCGACACCCACACCCTTCCGGCGCGAGGACGCCGAGAAGTACGTCGTGGAGACCGCGCCGCAGGGCTGGACCACGGACCGCGACTACATCCTCGGTGCCTTCCGTACGGACAATGGGGCCCTGGTCGGCTCCTTCTGTCTGACCAAGCTCTTCCAGGGCGTCTACGAACTCGGCTATTGGGCGGCCAAGGAGCAGCGCGGCCTGGGGTACTCCACAGAGGCCGCGCGGGCGCTGTGTGACTGGGGCTTCACCGTGCTTGCGGCGCACAGGATCGAGTGGTGGGCCATGGCCGGGAACACGGCCTCGCGCGCACTCGCCGAGAAGCTCGGCTTCACGCTTGAGGGAACCCTCCGCAACCGCAGCATGGTCAACGGCGAACCGCACGACTGGTGGGTGGGCGGCCTCCTGAAGCCCTGA
- a CDS encoding helix-turn-helix transcriptional regulator codes for MATPNSALRAVRMGMLLSQDDFARAVREAGARVGIPNDANKRLIQRWESGATTAPRPVYARALEDVTGLPIESLGFTGTVPMARVSDDGRGGHDMEPGANGVAPAASAPQAVPQASSRNYSGVWLSRYEYFSSGRDSAFTGLHYVVVLQHGNRLTVRSLPGSSDSPLTMDLEIDGHVATGTWTEQTASEGYYRGARYHGAIQLLVEPTGRRMTGKWVGFGKEFDVNTGPWELVFQDASTNKATLAAYDRRPEA; via the coding sequence ATGGCCACACCGAACAGCGCACTGCGAGCGGTCCGTATGGGCATGCTCCTGTCCCAAGATGACTTCGCCCGTGCCGTCCGTGAGGCCGGCGCCCGGGTCGGCATCCCCAACGACGCCAACAAGCGGCTCATCCAGCGGTGGGAATCCGGCGCCACCACCGCCCCGCGCCCCGTGTACGCCCGCGCCTTGGAGGACGTCACCGGCCTGCCTATTGAGTCACTCGGCTTCACAGGCACCGTGCCCATGGCGCGCGTCTCCGACGACGGCCGCGGCGGACACGACATGGAACCCGGAGCGAACGGAGTTGCCCCCGCCGCCAGCGCACCGCAGGCCGTGCCGCAGGCCTCCTCCCGCAACTACTCGGGGGTGTGGCTGTCGCGGTACGAGTACTTCTCCAGCGGCCGGGACTCGGCCTTCACAGGCCTGCACTACGTGGTGGTACTGCAGCACGGCAACCGGCTCACCGTCCGCTCCCTGCCTGGCTCGTCGGACTCTCCGCTGACCATGGATCTGGAGATCGACGGGCACGTCGCCACTGGCACGTGGACGGAGCAGACCGCGTCCGAGGGCTACTACCGAGGCGCCCGCTACCACGGCGCGATCCAGCTGCTTGTCGAGCCGACCGGGCGCCGCATGACGGGCAAGTGGGTGGGCTTCGGCAAGGAGTTCGACGTCAACACCGGACCGTGGGAACTCGTCTTCCAGGACGCATCGACGAACAAGGCGACGCTCGCCGCCTACGATCGCCGACCCGAGGCCTGA
- a CDS encoding purine-cytosine permease family protein — MDDAKSASGSGMIEVRSIDYVPARERHGKVWHQGPFWFTGNFVLTTMVTGFIGPALGLSLGWSIAAVVLGAGFGTFFMAFHANQGPRMGLPQMIQSRAQFGIRGAIVPFTAVVFVYIGFNVFNVVLATQGLQTVLPGGTTLWYAILIGLAIVLAVVGYDLLHLVQRWLTYLLIVVFGILTVGALVNLDTNTPHAANGGSSWTAFLVVFSAAAGYQISYAVYVSDYSRYLPANVSAKKVIWWTYAGAAGSAVWLMSLGALLASALPDPDVIAGIRQVGNDILPGFGTFTVVISSLALITIMAVNAYGAMLTTTSAVDAFKKVKPTIRARVAGIVAIELVVFGVALALPADYLGSFNNFVLLMLYFLIPWTAVNLVDFYFVRRGHYAITAIFDPRGIYGRWSWRGLTAYTVGLTAMVPFFATSFYTGPVTKALGGADVSFVVGLAVAGLLYYVLSRGLDMRAEKAAVAASEHELNDDHAPAAPAGV; from the coding sequence ATGGACGACGCAAAGTCCGCATCTGGCTCCGGGATGATCGAAGTACGCTCCATCGACTACGTGCCGGCGCGTGAGCGGCACGGCAAAGTGTGGCACCAGGGGCCGTTCTGGTTCACGGGCAACTTCGTGCTCACCACGATGGTCACTGGTTTCATCGGCCCGGCCCTTGGGCTGAGCCTGGGCTGGTCGATCGCGGCTGTCGTCCTCGGTGCCGGCTTTGGCACCTTCTTCATGGCGTTCCATGCCAACCAAGGCCCGCGGATGGGTCTGCCGCAGATGATCCAGTCCCGGGCACAGTTCGGCATCCGTGGTGCGATCGTGCCCTTCACCGCTGTGGTGTTCGTTTACATCGGCTTCAACGTGTTCAACGTCGTGCTGGCCACGCAAGGTCTGCAGACCGTACTGCCGGGTGGCACGACGCTGTGGTACGCAATCCTCATTGGCCTGGCCATAGTTCTGGCGGTGGTCGGCTACGACCTCCTGCACCTGGTGCAGCGCTGGCTGACCTACCTGCTCATCGTGGTGTTCGGCATCCTGACGGTCGGCGCGCTGGTGAACCTGGACACCAATACGCCGCATGCCGCCAATGGCGGCAGCTCCTGGACGGCATTCCTGGTGGTCTTCTCCGCCGCTGCCGGCTACCAGATCAGCTACGCGGTGTATGTCTCCGACTACTCCCGCTACCTTCCGGCGAACGTCTCCGCCAAGAAGGTCATCTGGTGGACCTACGCGGGAGCGGCGGGCTCTGCCGTTTGGCTGATGTCGCTTGGCGCCCTGCTCGCCTCGGCACTACCCGACCCGGACGTGATCGCCGGCATTCGCCAAGTCGGCAACGACATCCTGCCCGGATTCGGCACCTTCACGGTCGTCATCTCGTCTCTGGCACTGATCACCATCATGGCCGTCAACGCTTACGGAGCGATGCTCACCACCACCAGCGCGGTGGACGCCTTCAAGAAGGTGAAGCCGACTATCCGTGCCCGGGTCGCCGGCATTGTGGCCATCGAACTGGTGGTTTTCGGGGTGGCCCTGGCTCTACCAGCGGACTATCTCGGCAGCTTCAACAACTTCGTGCTGCTGATGCTGTACTTCCTGATCCCGTGGACCGCGGTCAACCTCGTGGACTTCTACTTCGTGCGGCGAGGTCACTACGCCATCACCGCTATCTTCGACCCGCGGGGCATCTACGGGCGCTGGTCCTGGCGTGGCCTGACGGCCTACACCGTCGGCCTGACCGCGATGGTCCCCTTCTTCGCCACCTCCTTCTACACCGGCCCGGTCACCAAGGCTCTGGGCGGCGCCGATGTCTCCTTCGTTGTGGGCCTCGCGGTGGCAGGCCTGCTGTACTACGTGCTCAGCCGTGGTCTGGACATGCGCGCCGAGAAAGCAGCCGTAGCCGCCAGTGAGCATGAGCTGAATGACGACCATGCCCCTGCAGCCCCGGCCGGGGTGTGA
- a CDS encoding tyrosine-type recombinase/integrase — translation MATVAKAYQVLRAIMNTAVDDGLIQRNPCRIKGAGAVTHTERPFLSVPEFYRLADAVPPHCRVLVLLAAFTALRFGELAALQRLDIDLEARTVSVRRSYAGTCTDGLTVKAPKSAAGVRTVAFPASLIPELAHHLPEHAAAGRTGLVFVGARGGVLGRNNFRRIWLRALDATGLGDVHFHDLRHTGNTLAATGGATTRELMHRMGDSSVRAALIYQHLVNGRDHQNADYVDGQIRKVKRPRAAHLARKWHGADKPPRKIKAQVPGFAPVDLGLDRVLRLVGADGFEPPTSAL, via the coding sequence GTGGCCACCGTTGCCAAGGCGTATCAGGTCCTCCGCGCCATCATGAACACGGCCGTGGACGACGGGCTGATCCAGCGCAACCCGTGCCGGATCAAGGGTGCTGGGGCGGTCACTCACACCGAGCGGCCGTTCCTCTCCGTGCCCGAGTTCTACCGGCTCGCCGACGCCGTTCCGCCTCACTGCCGCGTCCTGGTCCTCCTGGCCGCGTTCACGGCGCTCCGCTTCGGTGAGCTGGCCGCTCTCCAGCGCCTGGACATCGACCTGGAGGCCCGAACGGTGTCCGTCCGCCGTTCCTACGCCGGGACGTGCACCGACGGCCTCACGGTGAAGGCACCCAAGAGCGCGGCCGGTGTCCGCACCGTGGCGTTCCCGGCCTCGCTCATCCCGGAGCTGGCTCACCACCTGCCCGAGCACGCCGCTGCGGGCCGAACCGGCCTCGTCTTCGTCGGCGCCCGCGGTGGTGTTCTGGGGCGGAACAACTTCCGGCGGATCTGGCTCCGGGCGCTCGACGCGACCGGCCTCGGTGACGTCCACTTCCACGACCTCCGGCACACCGGGAACACCCTCGCCGCGACCGGTGGCGCCACCACCCGCGAGCTGATGCACCGCATGGGCGACTCGTCGGTGCGAGCAGCGCTGATCTATCAGCACCTCGTCAACGGCCGTGACCACCAGAACGCCGACTACGTCGACGGTCAGATCAGGAAGGTGAAGCGGCCCCGCGCGGCCCATCTGGCACGTAAGTGGCACGGCGCCGACAAGCCGCCGAGAAAGATCAAGGCCCAGGTCCCCGGCTTCGCACCGGTTGACCTGGGCCTTGATCGGGTCCTGAGACTGGTGGGCGCGGACGGTTTCGAACCGCCGACATCCGCCTTGTAA
- a CDS encoding nitrilase family protein, translating to MSAVPSGVVTPVACCQLALSVGDLDGNRAAAQQAIKGAAAAGAKVVVLPELANSGYVFRDTAEASELAEPFDGPTVTGWTEMARRHDLIVVGGICERDEGGRLHNSAVLVDADGVRALYRKAHLWDAEKTIFEPGAELPPVVDTAVGRIGVLVCYDLEFPEWVRTVALRGADLLCAPVNWPLFPRPEGERPAEVVRVQANAAVNRMFVAACDRTGVERGVSWTGGSVIADPDGHPAAGPLPTYEEGMVIAKCKLGDARDKRLSARNDVFADRRPDLYRSILQSVVRTDSRTS from the coding sequence ATGAGCGCGGTACCCTCCGGTGTTGTCACTCCCGTCGCCTGCTGCCAGCTCGCTCTCTCCGTCGGCGACCTGGACGGCAACCGTGCTGCCGCGCAGCAAGCGATCAAAGGCGCTGCCGCGGCCGGGGCAAAGGTCGTAGTGCTGCCTGAACTTGCCAACAGCGGCTACGTGTTCCGCGACACGGCGGAGGCGTCGGAGCTCGCCGAACCGTTCGACGGTCCCACCGTCACCGGCTGGACCGAGATGGCGCGTCGGCACGACCTGATTGTGGTCGGCGGGATCTGCGAGCGTGACGAGGGGGGGCGCCTGCATAATTCGGCCGTCCTCGTCGACGCCGACGGCGTACGCGCCCTCTACCGCAAGGCCCACCTGTGGGATGCCGAGAAGACCATCTTCGAGCCCGGCGCGGAGCTACCGCCCGTCGTAGACACGGCAGTGGGGCGGATCGGCGTGCTGGTCTGCTACGACTTGGAATTCCCGGAGTGGGTCCGTACCGTCGCCCTGCGCGGCGCCGACCTGCTCTGCGCCCCGGTGAACTGGCCACTGTTTCCGCGCCCCGAAGGCGAGCGCCCGGCCGAGGTAGTGCGCGTGCAGGCGAACGCAGCGGTCAACCGCATGTTCGTCGCCGCATGCGACCGCACTGGAGTCGAGCGCGGCGTGTCCTGGACCGGCGGGTCGGTGATTGCAGACCCCGACGGCCACCCGGCTGCCGGCCCCCTGCCTACTTACGAAGAAGGCATGGTGATCGCCAAGTGCAAGCTCGGTGACGCCAGGGACAAGCGCCTCAGCGCCCGCAATGACGTGTTCGCCGACCGTCGGCCCGACCTGTACCGCTCGATTCTGCAGTCAGTGGTTAGGACGGATTCTCGGACGAGCTAG
- a CDS encoding helix-turn-helix domain-containing protein, whose translation MIIAARAFVECEICPTTTTGSLTRRRAIGDRVRAERRRQNLTQDQVWQAARIDRRTLQHVEAGEEMKLGTLLRIAWVLDVPLPDLMQ comes from the coding sequence ATGATCATCGCCGCCAGAGCGTTTGTCGAGTGCGAGATCTGCCCGACGACGACAACTGGCTCCCTGACCCGCCGCCGGGCCATCGGCGACCGAGTACGCGCCGAACGGCGCCGCCAGAACCTCACCCAGGACCAGGTGTGGCAAGCCGCTCGCATCGACCGCCGCACCCTCCAGCACGTTGAGGCCGGCGAGGAAATGAAGCTGGGCACGCTCCTCCGCATCGCCTGGGTCCTGGACGTCCCGCTCCCCGACCTCATGCAGTGA
- a CDS encoding HAD family hydrolase — protein METIVFDVGETITRDDRYWGSWADWLGVPRHTLSALVGAVVAQGRDNADALRLARPGIDVAAEYRAREAAGHGEVLDERDLYDDVFPALSRLRELGIRVVIAGNQTSRVGGLLRALGLPADLIATSGEWGVAKPHPEFFERVMDVAHAAPRETVYVGDHPANDLFPAKAAGLRTAHIRRGPWGHLWADDPEVVAVADWRIDSLTQLTTIIDD, from the coding sequence ATGGAGACCATCGTGTTCGACGTCGGCGAGACGATCACCCGGGACGACCGCTACTGGGGTTCCTGGGCCGACTGGCTCGGCGTTCCCCGCCACACCCTCTCCGCGCTCGTCGGCGCGGTCGTTGCCCAGGGGCGCGACAACGCGGACGCGTTGCGCCTGGCCCGTCCGGGCATCGACGTCGCCGCCGAGTACCGCGCAAGGGAAGCCGCAGGCCATGGTGAGGTCCTCGACGAAAGAGACTTGTACGACGACGTCTTTCCGGCGCTGTCCAGGCTCCGCGAGCTCGGCATCCGCGTCGTCATCGCCGGAAACCAGACGTCCCGCGTCGGCGGGCTCCTGCGCGCCCTGGGCCTGCCCGCGGACCTCATTGCCACCTCCGGCGAGTGGGGAGTCGCCAAGCCGCACCCCGAGTTCTTCGAGCGGGTGATGGACGTGGCGCATGCCGCCCCCCGAGAAACCGTGTACGTCGGCGACCATCCGGCCAACGACCTCTTCCCAGCGAAAGCAGCAGGGCTGCGAACAGCTCACATCCGTCGCGGCCCCTGGGGACACCTATGGGCTGATGACCCAGAAGTGGTGGCGGTCGCGGACTGGCGAATCGACAGTCTCACCCAGCTCACCACGATCATCGATGACTGA
- a CDS encoding IS5 family transposase: protein MTDAEWAAIRPLLPVPGWMRGRGGQPEAYCHRAILDAIRYLVDNGIKWRAMPADFPPWDRVYAFFRRWRDHGMVKEFHDRLRAKVREKLGRDAEPTAGVIDSQSVKADAVVGSDSRGFDGGKLINGRKRHVVVDTLGLLLGVMVTAADTGDRAAARVLLHQVADAHHRLALVWADGGYTGSLVEYCLATLALVLAIVRRSDDQKGFVVLPKRWIVERFFAHLMRTRRLVRDFERRTASAEAMVYWSMILLMTRRLARPHPARG from the coding sequence ATGACGGACGCGGAGTGGGCGGCCATCCGGCCGTTGTTGCCGGTGCCTGGCTGGATGCGCGGACGGGGAGGGCAGCCGGAGGCGTACTGCCACCGGGCGATACTCGATGCGATCCGCTACCTGGTCGACAATGGCATCAAGTGGCGGGCGATGCCGGCCGACTTCCCGCCGTGGGACCGGGTGTATGCGTTCTTCCGCCGCTGGCGCGACCACGGCATGGTCAAGGAGTTCCACGACCGGCTGCGCGCCAAGGTCCGCGAGAAGTTGGGCCGCGACGCGGAGCCGACGGCCGGTGTGATCGACTCGCAGTCGGTCAAGGCGGACGCCGTCGTCGGCTCTGACAGCCGCGGGTTCGACGGCGGCAAGCTGATCAACGGGCGCAAGCGGCACGTCGTGGTCGACACGCTCGGCCTGCTGCTGGGGGTGATGGTCACCGCTGCGGACACCGGCGACCGCGCCGCCGCCCGGGTCCTGCTGCACCAAGTCGCGGACGCGCACCATCGGTTGGCCCTGGTCTGGGCTGATGGCGGCTACACCGGCAGCCTCGTCGAGTACTGCCTGGCCACGCTCGCGCTGGTCCTGGCGATCGTCAGACGCAGCGACGACCAGAAGGGGTTCGTGGTGCTGCCCAAGCGGTGGATCGTCGAGCGGTTCTTCGCCCACCTGATGCGCACCCGTCGCCTGGTGCGCGACTTCGAGCGCCGCACCGCCAGCGCCGAGGCGATGGTCTACTGGTCGATGATCTTGCTCATGACGCGCCGCCTGGCCCGGCCACACCCTGCGCGAGGGTGA
- a CDS encoding PucR family transcriptional regulator gives MPFRIVDLLDLPDLRLSVAAARDRLDRPIEAAHVSELLRPGAWLQGGELLMTVGLLLPMDRSACRAYVHDVDAGGASCLVLGLGHELPYQEAPAPLVEAAQEAGLPLLTVPHEVPFIAITKAVFAARAAEQRLALERAYEAQRRLTAAAASGRGLTATLEAWAQATGVGAAVTDPLGRIIASVGRGTEAALEASGDLIQRVAVRGLLGSGTSIVHSAHVEVQPLGAQRLRGLLMLTGEMDPATRLLASGLVSLLSLELERRHLADEPGRRRRCALLGQLLTEGTTAEQVRDLLAAAGLVTDAVRGIAIEPTADADDVVADLALAVPGGLARVTGGVVEAVVGGDLDVLEVLNRFAPGFPTGIGPSVPPESAASSLRQARGLLGISRIAGRPVEAQANRSGQLLLELGNRFVLSGYADAVLGALDDADPSGDLVATLATWLDTAGSWDETSRRLGVHRHTVRNRLDKVMRVTGRRLDDGDDRFDLWLAIRGRQAAQHTPTSPGAAPKQPIPPT, from the coding sequence ATGCCCTTCCGCATCGTCGACCTACTCGACCTGCCTGACCTCCGCCTCTCGGTTGCGGCCGCCCGGGATCGTCTGGATCGCCCCATCGAGGCCGCTCACGTCTCAGAACTGCTCCGCCCCGGGGCCTGGCTCCAAGGCGGTGAGCTCCTCATGACCGTTGGACTGCTGCTACCCATGGACCGCAGTGCGTGTCGGGCCTACGTTCATGATGTTGATGCAGGTGGAGCCAGCTGCCTGGTGCTCGGACTCGGACACGAGCTGCCCTACCAAGAGGCCCCGGCGCCGTTGGTCGAAGCCGCCCAGGAGGCAGGGCTTCCGCTGCTCACCGTGCCTCATGAGGTCCCGTTCATCGCGATCACCAAGGCCGTGTTCGCTGCCCGGGCAGCTGAACAGCGTCTCGCCCTGGAGCGCGCATACGAGGCTCAGCGTCGACTGACTGCCGCCGCTGCGTCGGGCCGCGGACTGACGGCCACCTTGGAGGCGTGGGCGCAGGCCACCGGTGTGGGCGCGGCAGTCACCGATCCGTTGGGCCGGATCATCGCCTCGGTGGGGCGGGGCACCGAAGCTGCGCTGGAGGCCAGCGGAGACCTGATCCAGCGGGTCGCTGTCCGGGGTCTGCTCGGCAGCGGAACCAGCATCGTCCACAGCGCGCACGTGGAGGTGCAGCCTCTCGGTGCCCAGCGCCTGCGCGGCCTGCTGATGCTGACCGGCGAAATGGACCCGGCCACGCGCCTGCTCGCCTCGGGGCTGGTCTCTCTCCTGTCACTGGAGCTGGAACGGCGGCACCTGGCGGACGAGCCTGGTCGCAGGCGTCGCTGCGCCCTCCTCGGGCAGCTCCTGACCGAAGGTACGACGGCCGAGCAGGTCCGCGATCTCCTCGCTGCGGCCGGCCTCGTCACCGACGCCGTGCGCGGCATCGCCATTGAGCCCACAGCCGACGCGGATGATGTGGTGGCAGATTTGGCGCTCGCCGTGCCGGGTGGCCTGGCCCGGGTCACGGGCGGCGTGGTCGAAGCCGTCGTCGGCGGCGATCTGGACGTACTGGAAGTCCTCAACCGGTTTGCTCCGGGCTTCCCGACAGGTATCGGACCCTCCGTCCCGCCGGAGTCGGCTGCCTCCTCACTTCGACAAGCCCGGGGCCTGCTGGGAATAAGCCGAATCGCGGGGCGTCCGGTGGAAGCGCAGGCGAACAGGTCCGGACAGCTGCTGCTGGAGCTCGGCAACCGCTTTGTGCTCAGCGGATACGCGGACGCCGTGCTCGGGGCACTCGACGATGCCGATCCGTCCGGCGACCTGGTGGCCACGCTTGCGACCTGGTTGGACACCGCCGGCTCCTGGGACGAGACGAGCCGGCGACTCGGTGTCCACCGGCACACCGTCCGCAACCGCCTCGACAAGGTCATGCGAGTCACTGGCCGACGTCTCGACGACGGTGACGACCGTTTCGATCTCTGGCTGGCAATCAGGGGGAGGCAAGCCGCGCAGCACACGCCCACCTCTCCCGGTGCAGCGCCTAAGCAGCCGATACCGCCCACGTGA
- a CDS encoding multicopper oxidase family protein → MAFSDRTGVLRQRSEPALYLFNVTRGDGRLATMVERRKFLMAGAMGGAAMLPQGGLGAQAYAAPTRGAVCPDIPLTHTPPLKKYVDPLPIPSTAVSDPSVYPGADYYEITMRQGSWRFHRDLGPATVWGYWANNPHDPDKPTGMGYLGPTISVNTNHPTVVKYRNELPTTHLFQFVIDAIRSGCEELTPTPPPPYKAVLPFPSNVNVWNVVHQHGGFTAPQSDGMPMQSFSPDGIHAEHYTTLEPGLVKRNEAIYGYTNHERSCMLWYHDHGMGMTSTNVYAGLAGLWLVRDPADERLGLPRGEFEVPLILQDRTFHADGSLAYTMTLREGEDTPVVNGKVFPYLAVERRRYRLRFLNASNERFWRLRFEAWPRDTLPQVNLPFWLIGTDGGFRPPLQMLNFLISPAERYDLIVDFSQVPMGTNVRLTNYHAPVHYPGMPGEGPEIREIMEFRVTKPLSGGADRTRSPKELRLPTVAPVKPKPNTRRRQWVVYQHKLFRTMTFNAMPFEAPSQDFIKDGSTEIWEYINPNHDAHPMHVHLVNFQVLNRQPIDAASYQEDYEKWIDGGRKPKDLPVLANYFTGPPIPPDPDEARSNKDTFKSYPETVTRIIIQEFTPPTGTIASIPGSGTELPATYIHHCHILEHEDDDLMRPWTIVGHGDDGGGDHGGNGGGGHGH, encoded by the coding sequence GTGGCTTTCTCGGACCGGACCGGCGTGCTGCGGCAACGTTCCGAACCAGCCCTGTATCTCTTCAACGTCACGCGAGGCGATGGAAGGCTGGCGACAATGGTTGAGCGAAGGAAATTCCTCATGGCCGGTGCCATGGGGGGTGCGGCCATGCTTCCACAGGGTGGTCTGGGAGCGCAGGCGTATGCGGCGCCGACTCGCGGGGCAGTGTGTCCGGACATCCCGCTCACGCACACCCCTCCGCTGAAGAAGTATGTCGACCCGCTCCCCATCCCGTCGACAGCCGTCTCGGATCCTTCCGTTTATCCGGGCGCCGACTACTACGAGATCACGATGCGGCAGGGCTCGTGGCGCTTCCACCGGGATCTCGGGCCGGCCACCGTGTGGGGTTACTGGGCCAATAACCCGCACGATCCTGACAAGCCGACCGGCATGGGCTATCTCGGCCCGACCATCAGCGTAAACACGAACCACCCGACGGTCGTCAAATACCGCAATGAACTGCCGACCACGCACCTGTTCCAGTTCGTGATCGACGCCATTCGCAGCGGGTGCGAAGAGCTCACCCCGACCCCTCCGCCTCCATACAAGGCCGTCCTGCCTTTTCCCTCGAATGTCAACGTGTGGAACGTCGTACACCAGCACGGCGGTTTCACAGCGCCACAGTCCGACGGCATGCCGATGCAGTCGTTCAGCCCGGACGGCATCCACGCCGAGCACTACACCACCCTGGAACCGGGCCTGGTCAAACGCAACGAAGCGATCTACGGCTACACCAACCATGAGCGTTCGTGCATGCTCTGGTATCACGATCACGGCATGGGGATGACCAGCACCAACGTCTATGCGGGCCTTGCCGGTCTCTGGCTCGTTCGTGACCCCGCCGACGAGCGTCTCGGGCTGCCGCGAGGCGAATTCGAGGTCCCCCTCATCTTGCAGGACCGGACCTTCCACGCGGACGGCTCGCTCGCCTACACCATGACCTTGAGGGAAGGCGAGGACACCCCGGTCGTCAACGGGAAGGTGTTCCCTTACCTGGCCGTCGAGCGGCGACGCTATCGGCTGCGCTTTCTCAACGCTTCGAACGAGCGTTTCTGGCGGCTGAGGTTCGAGGCTTGGCCCAGGGATACCCTGCCCCAGGTCAATCTGCCGTTCTGGCTGATCGGCACCGACGGCGGCTTCCGTCCTCCGTTGCAAATGCTGAACTTCCTGATCTCGCCGGCCGAGCGGTACGACCTGATCGTCGACTTCAGTCAGGTGCCCATGGGCACGAATGTCAGATTGACGAACTACCACGCGCCGGTCCACTACCCCGGCATGCCGGGCGAGGGGCCGGAAATCCGGGAAATCATGGAGTTCCGGGTCACCAAACCATTGTCCGGAGGCGCGGACAGGACGAGGTCTCCCAAGGAACTCAGGCTGCCGACGGTCGCACCTGTCAAGCCGAAACCGAACACCCGGCGGCGGCAATGGGTCGTGTACCAGCACAAGCTCTTCAGGACCATGACGTTCAACGCGATGCCATTCGAGGCACCGTCCCAGGACTTCATCAAGGATGGCTCGACCGAGATCTGGGAGTACATCAATCCCAACCACGACGCCCACCCGATGCATGTCCACCTCGTCAACTTCCAGGTGTTGAACAGGCAGCCGATCGACGCGGCCAGCTACCAGGAGGATTACGAAAAGTGGATTGACGGTGGCCGCAAACCGAAGGACCTTCCGGTGCTGGCGAACTATTTCACCGGTCCACCGATTCCGCCGGACCCGGACGAAGCACGGTCCAACAAGGATACGTTCAAATCCTATCCGGAGACGGTGACCAGAATCATCATTCAGGAATTCACTCCGCCGACGGGTACGATCGCGTCGATTCCGGGCAGCGGCACCGAACTCCCGGCGACGTACATCCACCACTGCCACATTCTCGAACACGAAGACGACGACCTGATGCGCCCGTGGACGATCGTCGGCCACGGCGACGACGGCGGTGGTGACCACGGGGGCAACGGCGGTGGCGGCCACGGCCATTGA
- a CDS encoding class I SAM-dependent methyltransferase: MPVPHDIPAETELWDAFAESAFKSDAEPSFCWTQYAGHGPGTELLGTPESVLEIGCGTGRALAHLAQQGVKATGVDLSPRMVQLAGERWAPLGVRIEQGEILDWLTADENRYDAVYSIFGAAWFTDPSRLFPLVRQRLAADGVFVFSQPPPIPGAYGPQGMYKGGFAGKAMFTYRYSYKPAVWERHLLRAGFATAEATVLDARESGHIGTLIVQARA; this comes from the coding sequence GTGCCCGTACCCCACGACATCCCCGCCGAGACCGAACTGTGGGACGCCTTCGCCGAGTCCGCCTTCAAGTCTGATGCTGAGCCCTCGTTCTGCTGGACGCAGTACGCCGGCCACGGCCCCGGCACTGAACTCCTCGGCACGCCGGAGTCCGTGCTGGAGATCGGCTGTGGCACCGGCCGTGCCCTCGCCCACCTCGCACAGCAGGGCGTCAAGGCCACCGGGGTCGACCTGTCGCCGCGTATGGTGCAGCTCGCCGGCGAGCGGTGGGCACCGCTCGGGGTACGGATCGAGCAGGGCGAGATCCTCGACTGGCTTACCGCCGATGAGAACCGGTACGACGCGGTGTACTCCATCTTCGGCGCGGCCTGGTTCACCGACCCGTCCCGCCTCTTCCCCCTCGTCCGCCAGCGCCTGGCCGCAGACGGCGTCTTCGTGTTCTCCCAGCCGCCACCCATCCCGGGCGCCTACGGGCCACAGGGCATGTACAAGGGCGGCTTCGCGGGCAAGGCCATGTTCACCTACCGCTACAGCTACAAGCCCGCGGTATGGGAGCGGCATCTGCTCCGGGCTGGCTTCGCGACGGCGGAGGCGACCGTGCTGGATGCCCGGGAGTCGGGACACATCGGCACCCTCATCGTCCAGGCCCGCGCCTGA